One genomic window of Aminivibrio sp. includes the following:
- a CDS encoding XRE family transcriptional regulator: MDLQILAQNVRRLRNAKRLSQRALADVAGLSLPAVKNLELAKSEPRMRTMQAIARALDVKIQVFFQPVRELHTVRFRSAKRMQNRENVLAEVAKWLDDFNFLEKCMNKQMPFSLMGVRTQCAPDLLIESAGLCRKKLGLKPTEPIHDICGLLEQAGVKVFPIPMASDSFFGLSVGEADGGPAVVVNIWERISVERRIFSAAHELGHLMLHPEAYDVAKVEESKEEEQEADRFAGHFLMPNEGFRKEWNEASGLHFVDRVFKIKRIFRVSYKTVLLRLVEDGAVDKSIWMKFNMAYQQRFNRKLSFKEEPMGIDSAEPFGMQRFDFYEDRFSRLAREAVEKDSISISRGAEMLRIGIEDMQDLLQNWEVIL, encoded by the coding sequence ATGGATCTGCAGATACTAGCCCAAAACGTGAGGCGGTTGAGAAATGCAAAACGCTTGAGCCAAAGAGCCCTGGCAGATGTTGCTGGTCTCTCCCTGCCGGCTGTAAAGAACCTGGAACTCGCAAAGAGTGAGCCGCGGATGAGGACCATGCAGGCAATAGCAAGGGCTCTGGATGTGAAAATTCAGGTGTTTTTCCAGCCGGTTCGTGAATTGCACACTGTCCGGTTCCGATCAGCAAAGCGGATGCAGAATCGCGAGAATGTCCTGGCTGAAGTGGCCAAATGGCTTGATGATTTCAACTTTCTTGAAAAATGCATGAACAAACAGATGCCGTTCAGCCTCATGGGTGTCAGGACACAATGCGCCCCGGACCTCCTGATAGAGTCGGCCGGGCTTTGCCGTAAAAAATTGGGCCTGAAACCCACCGAGCCTATCCATGACATTTGTGGCCTGCTCGAACAAGCGGGCGTCAAGGTTTTCCCGATCCCCATGGCCTCCGATAGTTTTTTCGGCCTGTCTGTGGGAGAGGCAGACGGTGGTCCGGCTGTGGTGGTGAACATATGGGAGCGGATTTCGGTTGAAAGACGCATTTTCAGCGCCGCCCATGAACTAGGCCATCTAATGTTGCATCCCGAAGCCTACGACGTAGCCAAGGTCGAAGAAAGCAAAGAAGAAGAACAGGAGGCAGACCGTTTTGCCGGACATTTTCTGATGCCGAACGAGGGATTCCGGAAAGAATGGAATGAAGCGTCCGGATTACACTTCGTGGACAGGGTTTTCAAGATCAAACGAATTTTCCGGGTCAGTTACAAAACCGTTCTCTTGCGCCTGGTGGAAGATGGGGCTGTGGACAAGTCAATATGGATGAAGTTCAACATGGCCTATCAGCAGCGTTTCAACAGGAAGCTCTCCTTCAAAGAAGAGCCGATGGGTATTGATTCGGCTGAGCCGTTTGGGATGCAGCGATTTGATTTCTACGAAGACCGTTTCAGCCGCCTGGCCAGGGAAGCGGTAGAAAAAGACAGCATTTCAATCAGCCGAGGCGCTGAGATGCTTCGGATAGGTATTGAGGACATGCAAGACCTTCTGCAGAATTGGGAGGTCATTCTGTGA